Proteins encoded by one window of Geobacter sp. DSM 9736:
- the infC gene encoding translation initiation factor IF-3, whose protein sequence is MAKPTVNINQAIRAREVRVIGADSEQLGILPIGEALSLAESQQLDLVEVSPTAVPPVCRIMDFGKYKYQQSKKLQEAKKKQVQVQLKEVKLRPKTDEHDLQFKIKHVRRFLEEGNKAKITLVFRGREITHMNLGQKALDRFTEELQDIAVVEVKPKMEGRSMFMIVAPKKS, encoded by the coding sequence ATAGCTAAACCTACAGTTAACATCAATCAGGCAATCCGAGCACGGGAAGTTCGAGTCATCGGTGCCGACAGCGAACAATTGGGGATTCTTCCCATCGGGGAGGCGCTGTCACTGGCCGAGAGCCAACAGCTGGATCTTGTTGAGGTGTCGCCGACTGCCGTTCCTCCGGTTTGCCGAATCATGGACTTCGGGAAATACAAGTATCAGCAGAGTAAAAAGCTTCAAGAGGCAAAAAAGAAGCAGGTGCAGGTACAACTTAAGGAAGTCAAGCTTCGTCCGAAAACAGACGAGCATGACCTTCAGTTCAAGATAAAGCATGTCCGCCGATTCCTGGAGGAAGGGAATAAAGCAAAAATAACCCTCGTATTCCGCGGGAGGGAGATTACCCACATGAACCTGGGGCAGAAGGCCCTTGACAGGTTTACCGAGGAATTGCAGGATATTGCGGTAGTCGAAGTAAAGCCTAAAATGGAAGGGCGCAGCATGTTCATGATTGTCGCCCCGAAAAAATCATAG
- the thrS gene encoding threonine--tRNA ligase, giving the protein MSEITITLPDGSSRTLPEGATIFDAAASIGAGLAKAAIAGKVDGQLVDVAAVVPDRAKVEIITEKSPEALEIIRHSTSHLMAQAVKELFPDAKVTIGPAIETGFYYDFDVQKPFSPEDLEKIERKMAELASANLKIERQVLSKAEALELFGRMGEIYKVELIEDLPAETVSVYRQGSFVDLCRGPHLPSTSWCKAFKVTSIAGAYWRGDEKRKMLQRVYGTAFIDKKELDAYLMRLEEAKRRDHRKLGRELDLFSFSDEVGAGLVIWHPKGAMLRTVLEDFERKEHFRRGYDIVLGPQILKTELWQRSGHYENYRENMYFTEVDEQSYGVKPMNCLSHMMIYKSQLRSYRDLPLRFFELGTVHRHERAGVLHGLLRVRGFTQDDAHILCTPEQLDEEIKGVISFVNDVMGIFGFEYEMELSTRPEKSIGSDEDWERATNALLGALRDTGRPFEINEGDGAFYGPKIDIKLRDALDRRWQCATIQCDFTLPERFDLTYIDAGGEKKRPVMVHRVILGAIERFIGVLIEHYAGSFPVWLSPVQAIVLTVTDAQQPFAEEVFQQLRQLGIRVQKDFRNEKLGFKIREAQLQKIPYMLVIGNQEVESATVTPRQRDGQNLPAMKIDQFCEHIEKEVRSFH; this is encoded by the coding sequence ATGAGTGAAATCACGATAACGCTGCCGGATGGTTCATCCAGGACGCTGCCAGAGGGCGCAACCATCTTTGACGCCGCCGCATCCATAGGCGCCGGGCTTGCCAAGGCTGCCATCGCCGGAAAGGTGGATGGCCAACTGGTAGACGTAGCTGCTGTGGTGCCGGACCGTGCAAAGGTCGAGATAATAACGGAGAAAAGCCCGGAGGCACTCGAGATCATCCGCCACTCCACTTCACACCTCATGGCCCAGGCGGTCAAAGAGCTTTTTCCTGACGCGAAAGTGACTATCGGTCCTGCTATTGAAACCGGCTTCTACTACGACTTCGACGTCCAAAAGCCCTTTTCCCCTGAAGATCTTGAAAAAATTGAACGAAAGATGGCCGAACTTGCAAGCGCAAACCTTAAGATAGAACGCCAGGTTCTTTCGAAGGCGGAAGCGCTCGAGCTTTTTGGCCGGATGGGGGAAATCTACAAGGTTGAACTGATCGAAGATCTGCCTGCTGAGACAGTGTCGGTGTATCGTCAGGGCAGCTTTGTCGATCTCTGTCGAGGTCCCCATCTTCCCTCCACGTCGTGGTGCAAGGCTTTCAAGGTAACATCCATAGCCGGAGCGTACTGGCGTGGCGACGAAAAACGGAAAATGCTCCAGCGGGTCTACGGCACTGCGTTCATTGATAAAAAAGAGCTTGATGCATATCTGATGAGGCTTGAGGAGGCAAAGCGTCGCGACCATAGAAAGCTGGGGCGCGAACTGGACCTCTTTTCCTTTTCTGACGAAGTGGGCGCAGGACTCGTAATCTGGCATCCCAAGGGGGCCATGCTGCGAACCGTCCTCGAGGATTTCGAAAGAAAGGAGCATTTCCGGCGGGGATACGATATTGTTCTGGGCCCCCAGATTCTGAAAACAGAGCTGTGGCAGCGGTCCGGGCATTACGAAAACTACCGCGAAAACATGTATTTTACCGAGGTGGATGAGCAGAGCTACGGTGTGAAGCCTATGAACTGCCTCTCCCACATGATGATATACAAGTCCCAGCTCCGCAGTTATCGCGACCTGCCCCTGCGTTTCTTCGAGCTTGGGACTGTTCATCGGCACGAGAGGGCCGGAGTGCTTCATGGACTCCTTCGTGTCCGCGGTTTTACCCAGGATGATGCACACATCCTCTGCACACCGGAGCAGCTCGATGAAGAAATCAAGGGAGTCATATCATTTGTTAATGATGTGATGGGCATTTTCGGCTTCGAGTATGAGATGGAACTTTCCACCCGTCCGGAGAAATCCATAGGCTCCGATGAGGATTGGGAGCGAGCGACGAACGCTCTCCTGGGTGCGCTACGTGATACCGGTCGACCCTTCGAGATCAATGAAGGGGATGGTGCTTTCTACGGGCCGAAGATAGATATCAAGCTGCGCGACGCTCTTGACAGGAGATGGCAGTGTGCTACAATCCAGTGCGATTTTACCCTGCCGGAGCGCTTTGATCTTACCTATATAGACGCTGGGGGTGAAAAAAAGCGCCCGGTCATGGTGCATCGGGTTATTCTCGGTGCCATTGAACGGTTCATCGGTGTCCTTATCGAGCACTACGCCGGAAGTTTCCCCGTTTGGCTTTCTCCTGTGCAGGCGATAGTGCTGACAGTAACGGATGCTCAGCAGCCCTTCGCGGAAGAGGTGTTTCAGCAGTTGCGCCAACTTGGAATCAGGGTTCAGAAGGATTTTCGAAATGAAAAGCTAGGATTCAAGATTCGGGAAGCCCAGTTGCAGAAAATCCCGTACATGCTTGTAATCGGAAACCAGGAAGTGGAATCTGCCACTGTAACCCCGAGGCAGCGGGATGGACAGAACCTTCCTGCAATGAAGATTGATCAGTTCTGTGAACATATAGAGAAGGAAGTCCGAAGTTTTCATTAG
- a CDS encoding Hsp20/alpha crystallin family protein: protein MAERRGTKDLGPRTPQMALSPFHEMERMERMFDEFFKHPFSLLTRTPWSRSFSEFEQVHAPHVDVFEEGNSVVVKAEVPGISKEEIDVTFKENVLTISGEKKKEEKVENKDYYQLERSYGSFSRSIFLPTEVKTEEASATFKDGVLEIRIPRTEESKEKVKKITIH from the coding sequence ATGGCAGAAAGAAGAGGAACTAAAGATCTTGGTCCAAGGACTCCGCAAATGGCGCTATCCCCTTTTCATGAGATGGAAAGGATGGAAAGGATGTTCGACGAATTCTTCAAGCATCCTTTCTCCCTGTTGACTCGGACACCATGGTCAAGGTCCTTTTCCGAGTTCGAACAGGTTCATGCACCACATGTGGATGTCTTTGAAGAGGGGAACAGCGTAGTGGTCAAAGCAGAAGTTCCAGGCATCTCAAAAGAGGAGATAGATGTCACTTTCAAAGAAAACGTTCTCACTATTTCGGGAGAGAAGAAAAAAGAAGAGAAGGTGGAAAACAAGGACTACTACCAGCTCGAACGGTCGTACGGCTCATTCAGCCGGAGCATCTTCCTCCCTACTGAAGTGAAGACGGAGGAAGCTTCGGCCACATTCAAGGATGGGGTACTTGAAATCAGAATCCCCAGAACGGAAGAATCAAAAGAGAAAGTTAAAAAAATTACGATTCACTGA
- a CDS encoding glycosyltransferase family 9 protein, translated as MRASQRLLKKMDRLVGKPAVALLPSPPRREIPQHPRRILVIRPGGIGDAVQLIPTLGTLLDLFPGVTIDVLAERRNAGVFALWSGVGTVYRYDTLSDLFALLGREYDVVIDTEQWHRLSAVVARSIRARVSIGFGTNERKRLFTEVVPYSQEMHETFSFLNLLRPLGLHELHEIPSKFLSVPPSAKARATDMLGCYVTKPFVVLFPGASIPERRWGAERFRAVAEALCCRGIPIAVVGGNEDRNAGTVITAGNVGLDLTGRSSLIEAAAIIEKASVLVSGDSGLLHIGAALGIPTVSLFGPGRADKWAPMGESHIVINRRLPCSPCTIFGYTPRCTRGVQCMSETGVDEVAQSVLKLVQHQSARCNERIPTKPLTP; from the coding sequence ATGAGGGCTTCGCAGAGGTTGCTAAAGAAGATGGATCGGCTTGTAGGTAAGCCTGCCGTTGCACTTCTTCCTTCGCCTCCCAGACGGGAGATTCCGCAGCATCCGCGGAGAATACTGGTTATACGCCCCGGCGGCATAGGTGATGCGGTACAATTGATTCCCACCTTGGGTACGTTGCTTGATCTATTTCCGGGAGTAACCATAGATGTCCTGGCAGAGCGACGAAACGCGGGCGTCTTTGCTCTCTGGAGCGGAGTCGGTACGGTATACCGCTATGATACCCTTTCGGACCTTTTTGCCCTCCTTGGCCGTGAATACGATGTGGTGATAGATACGGAGCAGTGGCATCGCCTTTCCGCAGTGGTTGCAAGATCTATACGTGCCCGAGTATCCATAGGGTTCGGGACGAACGAGAGAAAGCGGCTCTTTACAGAAGTGGTGCCTTACTCTCAAGAGATGCATGAAACCTTCTCATTCCTGAATCTGCTCCGTCCTCTCGGGCTGCACGAACTACATGAAATTCCCTCTAAGTTTCTTTCGGTTCCTCCTTCGGCAAAGGCGCGAGCGACGGATATGCTTGGATGTTACGTCACTAAGCCGTTTGTGGTTCTGTTTCCGGGTGCGAGCATCCCTGAGCGCCGCTGGGGGGCGGAACGTTTTCGTGCTGTTGCTGAGGCGTTGTGCTGCCGCGGGATACCTATAGCTGTGGTTGGTGGCAATGAAGACCGAAACGCAGGGACGGTAATTACTGCGGGAAATGTCGGACTGGATCTCACCGGCAGGAGTTCACTCATTGAAGCTGCTGCCATTATTGAAAAAGCCTCGGTTCTGGTCTCAGGCGATTCAGGTCTTCTTCATATAGGTGCGGCTCTCGGCATTCCCACAGTCTCGCTCTTCGGGCCGGGGAGAGCAGACAAATGGGCGCCGATGGGCGAAAGTCACATTGTCATCAACAGGCGGTTACCTTGCTCTCCATGTACGATCTTCGGCTATACTCCGAGATGCACGAGAGGGGTTCAATGCATGTCTGAGACAGGCGTGGACGAGGTAGCGCAGAGTGTCCTTAAGCTGGTTCAGCATCAGAGCGCCCGCTGTAACGAAAGAATTCCAACAAAACCCTTGACACCTTGA
- the rplT gene encoding 50S ribosomal protein L20, protein MPRVKRGFKARQRRNKVLKLAKGYRGARSKLFRSATEAVDRALNYAFRDRRVKKRDFRSLWITRINAASRQNGLSYSKLIHGLKSANVQIDRKVLADLAVSDPRGFAEIAVLAKAKI, encoded by the coding sequence ATGCCAAGAGTAAAACGTGGATTCAAAGCGAGACAGCGAAGAAACAAGGTCCTGAAACTTGCAAAAGGTTACCGGGGTGCTCGTTCGAAGCTTTTCAGAAGCGCTACTGAAGCTGTTGATCGCGCCCTTAATTATGCGTTCAGAGACCGTCGAGTTAAAAAACGCGATTTCCGTTCTCTATGGATTACCCGCATAAATGCTGCCTCTCGGCAGAACGGGCTTTCCTACAGCAAGCTCATCCATGGGCTCAAATCTGCAAATGTACAGATAGACCGTAAAGTACTTGCTGATCTTGCGGTTTCGGATCCACGAGGATTCGCGGAAATCGCCGTACTTGCCAAGGCGAAGATCTAA
- a CDS encoding VOC family protein, with amino-acid sequence MSTRIQKITPFLWFENQAEEAVGYYTSIFNNSRITSTTYYSAEGAEVSGRPKGTVMTVAFQLEGQDFIALNGGPYFTFNQAISFVVNCESQEELDYFWERLSEGGDPKSQQCGWLKDRYGVSWQVVPTVLGELLNGPDADRSRRVMKVMLQMTKIDIEDLMAAAQGAGVT; translated from the coding sequence ATGTCGACACGCATTCAGAAAATCACCCCCTTTCTGTGGTTCGAGAACCAGGCCGAAGAGGCTGTAGGTTATTATACGTCCATTTTCAATAATTCCCGGATTACCAGCACTACTTACTATAGTGCGGAAGGGGCAGAGGTTTCTGGACGGCCAAAAGGGACAGTCATGACCGTTGCATTCCAACTGGAAGGTCAGGATTTTATAGCCTTGAACGGCGGGCCATACTTTACATTCAACCAGGCGATATCGTTCGTTGTGAACTGCGAATCTCAGGAGGAACTGGATTACTTTTGGGAGAGGCTCTCGGAAGGGGGGGACCCAAAGTCGCAACAGTGTGGCTGGCTTAAGGACCGATACGGCGTCTCCTGGCAGGTTGTGCCGACCGTTCTGGGAGAACTCCTGAATGGTCCAGATGCCGACCGATCGCGAAGGGTTATGAAGGTGATGCTGCAGATGACCAAGATCGACATAGAGGATCTTATGGCCGCAGCTCAGGGCGCGGGTGTCACTTAG
- a CDS encoding MarR family winged helix-turn-helix transcriptional regulator, which produces MPGLTPTPAELEVAEILDNIRRVFQVVNEQSKKVEKETGLTGPQAWAIMTIARLGPLSLTSLARRMYLHPATVGGILDRLEKRGLVARTRSEEDRRVVEITLTEEGMALVEHSPEVATSTIARGLETLPQQERAEIMHGLEKLVTILGAQGVPPRLIGAEELNVSKED; this is translated from the coding sequence ATGCCAGGACTCACACCTACGCCCGCCGAGCTAGAAGTTGCCGAAATTCTTGACAATATCCGCAGAGTCTTTCAAGTGGTAAATGAACAGTCGAAAAAGGTAGAAAAGGAAACCGGCCTAACCGGCCCACAGGCATGGGCCATAATGACAATCGCCAGGTTAGGTCCATTGAGCCTCACGAGCCTTGCCCGCCGCATGTATCTTCACCCTGCGACAGTAGGAGGAATCCTCGACCGACTTGAAAAACGCGGCTTGGTGGCGCGGACGCGCTCCGAAGAAGACCGTCGGGTGGTCGAGATAACTCTGACGGAAGAAGGAATGGCACTTGTCGAACATTCGCCTGAAGTTGCCACCAGCACCATAGCACGTGGCCTGGAGACACTCCCCCAGCAGGAGCGGGCGGAAATTATGCACGGACTTGAAAAGCTCGTGACGATTCTAGGCGCACAGGGAGTACCTCCGCGGTTGATAGGCGCAGAAGAATTGAACGTATCAAAAGAAGACTGA
- the rpmI gene encoding 50S ribosomal protein L35: MPKLKTNRGAAKRFKRTGSGKIKRSHAFTSHILTSKTRKNKRNLRKGAIVEAVDHKNVARLIPYL; this comes from the coding sequence ATGCCTAAGCTCAAGACCAACAGGGGCGCTGCCAAACGGTTCAAGAGGACCGGTTCCGGTAAGATCAAACGCAGCCATGCATTTACAAGTCATATCCTGACTTCTAAGACCCGGAAGAACAAGCGGAACCTTCGCAAGGGAGCGATTGTTGAAGCTGTAGATCACAAGAATGTCGCACGTCTGATTCCCTATCTGTAG
- the pheS gene encoding phenylalanine--tRNA ligase subunit alpha, protein MREKLEALLEAAVSEIQKATSEDALQELRVKYLGKKGELTTIMKSIGALSPDDRPAMGQVVNSVRDRLEEQLQLNLGIVRESQKAARLREERIDITLPGRRRPMGSKHPVTLIIEEISEIFAGLGFQVAEGPEIELDYYNFEALNFPKDHPARDMQDTFFVDEKRLLRTHTSPVQIRTMLKHAPPVRIIAPGTVYRCDSDATHSPMFHQIEGLMVDKGITFGDLKGILTIFINQLFGSGTGVRLRPSFFPFTEPSAEVDIACVICKGKGCRVCKNSGWLEILGAGMVDPEVFRHVKYDSEAVSGFAFGMGIERIAMLKFGISDMRLLFENDIRFLSQF, encoded by the coding sequence ATGAGAGAGAAACTCGAGGCGCTTCTCGAAGCTGCAGTGTCAGAAATTCAGAAGGCGACGAGCGAAGATGCCCTTCAGGAACTGCGGGTTAAATATCTCGGGAAAAAGGGAGAGCTCACCACCATCATGAAAAGTATTGGTGCGCTCTCGCCTGACGATCGTCCTGCCATGGGACAGGTCGTCAACTCTGTAAGGGACCGGCTTGAGGAGCAGCTTCAGCTTAATCTCGGCATCGTTCGGGAATCGCAGAAGGCGGCAAGGCTGCGTGAGGAGCGAATCGACATAACTTTGCCCGGGCGCCGCAGGCCTATGGGGAGCAAGCACCCGGTAACTCTCATAATCGAGGAGATATCCGAAATATTTGCAGGGCTGGGATTTCAGGTGGCGGAAGGGCCGGAAATCGAGCTTGATTATTACAACTTCGAAGCTCTGAATTTCCCTAAAGACCATCCCGCACGTGATATGCAGGATACTTTCTTTGTTGATGAAAAGCGCCTGCTTCGCACGCACACTTCTCCGGTACAGATCAGGACGATGCTGAAGCATGCTCCTCCGGTACGGATCATAGCACCGGGGACAGTTTATAGATGCGACTCTGACGCTACGCATTCTCCTATGTTTCATCAGATCGAAGGGCTCATGGTTGACAAGGGTATTACCTTCGGCGACCTCAAAGGCATCCTTACTATTTTCATAAATCAGCTTTTCGGAAGCGGGACGGGAGTGCGGCTGCGTCCCAGTTTCTTCCCTTTTACTGAGCCGAGCGCGGAAGTCGATATCGCTTGCGTGATATGTAAGGGAAAAGGGTGCCGGGTGTGCAAGAACTCGGGCTGGCTGGAAATTCTGGGAGCCGGCATGGTGGACCCCGAGGTGTTCAGGCATGTTAAGTATGATTCTGAAGCGGTGTCGGGTTTTGCATTCGGAATGGGAATCGAAAGAATAGCAATGCTCAAGTTTG